agatGTTACCTATCAAGTCCAGACCCTTTAGGATCCCAACTCATTCAGCATACTAGCTATGTCCAACAACTTTTTGTCATTTACAAATATAAGCATGTCTTCTTAAACAAGGCTAGAGTCTTGTAACTTATACTCAAGGAGAACAATAAGGCACACTCTTACCTCCTGACCTATCCTGGGTTACAACAGAttcctgttgtttttcctttcattttcccttctgtctgtttcagttAATGATCATTCTCCttaacaaagaaaatagaagcaaagttAAATTTTAATAGTTTCATCTTTTCTGTGTTGTATTCCATCCACCCCTTCTTGTTCCCAACATAAAAACTTAAAGATTGGGGGGAACTACTCACTCTAATGCTTCTGGCAGTACTCATCATAGgatcatgtttcttttttattttcatcctctcttacatgttttgcttctgttttctataCATGATTTTTCAAGTCTGATTTGGTTACTACCTTCTTTTCATCCTTACcagaattggttttgtttgaaggatcagaatttcattcttgagagtttcTTATCCCTTTAGAACTTATTTGATCTAGATGATCCTTCTCTGAATCGTTTGAAAACTTTGATGTCAAACTAGGTAACCATTGAactttgtttggtttttgccttcttttttgtCACAAACACTGTGATGGATATTTCATGTCCTCCTAAAGTTCCCATAATTTCTATTTCAGCAGTCAGCTCCTTGGTGATCAGAAGAACATTGTTCCTTCTGACTTTTTGAAGTCTTAAATTCATATCAAAACAAGGAATTTATCAAGCACTCTGTTTTAAGGAAATAAAGTATTGAAGCAGTTAGTTTCATCATTTAAGTTCCCCATCTTTGCTCTGTCATTCCTCAAATCCAGGTTTGTGATCCCTTTCTTTAACTACTACTGTATCTTCTCCTTCTTTTGTAGTTTGCTCCCTTAATAGTTTAACATAGGTTttagttttgggggttttttgtatTAGCTCCTCActcaaattattttcatcatatttCCCCTTGCCAGGCCTTAgacttttttttacatgtatGTACCATCTCCATATACAGTGATCTTCAATCACCTCTTCTATCCATTCTGCTCCTCTTGGAACAGAGTGAGGATCTAGCTTGGGTGACTTGAAGGCATGGGGTTTCCATGAATAGAAATAGCAAAGTCGATAGGGAGGAATTGTTTTGGGCAGTGAGCCTTCtagagggtaggaactgtcttttgcctccattTGAATCCTTAACacggtgactggcacatagtggcccctaataaatgtttattgactgactgacaatttGGTTCAGGATATATAGAGTTTGAGATACTAGTAGGACATCTGTAGATAGAGATGTCATGTAGGCACTTAAAAACAAAGACCTGCAGTTCAGCAGAGAGTTGGAAGTGGAGACAGTAATTTTGGCAGCTACATGTATAGAGATAATAGCTGCAACTCTGTGGGTCATGAGAATATTAGGGACAGAAGTCAGAGCCTTGGGAGGAAATGCTGACCTTGGTGGAAAGTGACAGGGAACCAGTGAGGGAAAAGAATGTTCATAAAAGGAGGACAAAGGAGAGTGGTATCCCTTCAAGCTTCAAGAAGCAGCAGCTAGTCAGCAGTGTCATAGTACAGAAAAGGGTACAAtattgaaaatatagaagaaagtaTCAGAGTAACCAGTTAGAAAGTCATTGATCCCCTGAGAGTAATTTGAAGAGTGTGGTGGAGTAGAATCCAAATTGTGAGATGCTACGGAGGGGTGAAGAAGTGATGACAAATCTAGGTTCCTCTTCCAAGAAGTTTTAACagtaaaggggaagagaaagaaaggacagtAACTCATGAGGATAAAAGGGGCCAAGGGCTTTGGGGGTTTTTAGAATAGGCAAAACCCGAGCATATTtatatggagaagaaaaggagctAGGAAGAGGGATACATAACAGAATATGGTCTTAGAACAGACAGGCAAGAAAAGTATCATGAAGAGAGGTGTCCTTGAACACCTGAAGAATCCACTCTTCctctgaagaaaatggaaaaggataagGTGAAGACCACTTTTTAGGGgagtgtagcaccaatgtgatattcacagctcCTACAGCGGACATGAACATCccggcacaattctgaatcacaaaatacaacagactctccacgtgaaagacagaaccaaaacatttattcagacaccagaaagccaaatccattatagtaaccagtggttgttgttcttcatcttggaagaggatcaaaatgacatcaccattgtaaagtgaaatttcagtgtgtctgactgtggctgagcagaccagtacgagctcggaatgctctaccacaggttgggcacagatagtctgtttgaatatttggggtggatatcccaagtTTGCGCactctgtgtttactttgtgctgtctcaattctgctttgctcaaagagcacagcacctttttttatgtgggcacaccatgctgagcaatcctgtgccagtgtctcccatgttgcacagtcaaatccaaagttattgagagagaccttgagagtttccttgtatcgtttctctggccaccatgtgatcacctgccccatgcaagttctctataaaatagtctttttggcaagcgtacattttgcattcaacagtgtgaccagcccattgaagttgtgctctctgaagcacagtatgaatacttggaagttcagctcgagcaaggacttcattgtctggtaccttatcctgccaggtaattctcagaatcttcctaagataattcaaatggaagcagttcagtttcctggcatggtactggtagactgtccatgtttcccaagcacataacaatgaggtcagcacagcagctctgtagaccttcactttggtagtcagtctaatacctcttctctcccaaacctttctttggaatctcccaaacactgagctagctctggcaacgcgtgcatcaacttcattgtcgatgtgtacatccctggaaagtatactaccaaagtaagggaacttatccacagcattcaaaacttctccatttatttattGATGGTTCCGCATATCGATGGtatggtggtgactgatggagcacttgtgtttttttggtgttattaggccaaaattagcacaggcagcagaaaattgatccatactttgttgcatctcagcttcagaggctacatttaGTGCacaatcatcagcaaacagaaaatcatgaaccaacactccctccactttggtcttagcttgtaaccttttcaaattgaagaacttatcatcagtacggtagttgaccttgatgccatgttcatcccccttgaaagcatttgtcaacatggctgaaaacatcatgctaaaaagcatgggagcaagcatacagccctgtttcactccattggtgactgggaaggcacatgagatttgtccattatccagaacccaggcaaacatgccatcatgaagttGACATACGATATTGATGGACTTCTCCAGGCAACtcaattttgacataattttccataagccctcacaactaacagtgtcaaaggccttggtcagatccacaaacgttgtgtacagacctctattctgctcctggcatttcttctggagtgccaggcagcaaacactatatcaactgttccttggccctttctgaagccacactggctctcagatatatgaccatcttccgGGTGAAGGATTAGTCTATTagtctagcaagaattttgccagcaatgactaagagagagatccttctatgattgtcacaagacaatctattccctttacctttttagagatggacaatggaggcatccttgaactcctgggggataacctcctcttgccatataacctggaaaattttagtcagctttGGTATGAGCAGtgatccccctaccttgtaaatctcagctggaatagaatcagcaccaggtgctttgccacatgaaaggagcctaatggccctcaacacctctttttcagttggaagttcagctaagcagggattgacttcaacctgaggtaaatggtcaatggcctcagcattgattgatgatggtctgttgagaacactatggaagtgttcagtccatctctaggatgatgtccttatcactaatcaatgtggctccatcagcactgagtagttgtgatgccataggtttttggtccataaatagctttcagggaatcataaatgCGCTTTGGATtgctactatcagcataaaactgaatttcatctgcctccttactgagccaggaatcctgcatctcagtaagctttgcttgtactttgcttttgatggaattaaatgctgcctacCTTCTTGGAGGTGGATGCATTATCCTGCTGGTAACTTCTGTggagttcacatttttcatttagcagcttctgaatttccccatcatttccatCAAACCattcttggtgtttgcaagtgttctgaccgagatgagcaaatgcagtgctgtacaccaaatctctgaaagttgccctctccttttctactccactgttTCCAcctgtatgttggctcaactttacCCCCaatttagcaacaaactgttcatgctcagagaagagctctaatttgttgacattaattattctggtagtcattttgccttggggacgACACTTTTGgtaaatgtgaatatttagcctggaaaggaTGAGTCTATGATCAGTCGAGCTCtttgcaccacacattgcctttgtcactctcacatcgtctgtctcttctccttacaatcacatagtctattagatgccagtgtttgctgtgagggtgcatccatgaagttttattgtgtttaggtaaacggaaaacagtgttgatgatgagaaggtcatgtgacgcgcaagtcttcagcagtaaataaccactgctgttgctgttttcaactccattcctccctaggactccctgctaagtctggtagtctgagcctgttctagcattaaagtcacccagaattataagtttgtcttcttttggcacattgacaataAAGGTCTCTgcatctttataaaatttttctttgactttatcagggtttgtcatagtgggagcataggcactgatgatgatggcatggtgttttcctgtgagtggcagttgtcatgagcctgtcattcactccttttggcagggataccagcttgctgattagattattTTTGATTGTCAAACCCACGCCAGCTTCACGGCATTctccttcactgtgcccactccagaaaaagatgtatccagctccaacttcagtgaactggccttcatttgccaaccttgttttactcagggctgctatttggatgtgatacctattgagttctcttgcaacaagagcagttcttctttcaggtctgctggattttgtgttgtctgttagTGTGCACGTGTTCAATGTGCcggtggtgagtggaatcatctttgcagatatttcgtacatttttttgtgttttgaccacatagtgggattccccgccTGCCGCAGTAATCagaccagggttgggtaagcaggcaatgtttaggtgaccttttctagcccccttcctcaggagtgagcagtgcaatccttaaaaggctgctcagacacccagggggctacCGAGTCCCACTGcagcttccagtgagaaacaaccctatgccCTGGGCTGCCTatgtgcaggattgtgactacagcttccagtgtatccatacctgctgcttcatcacttgcctgtcaccacaggactttgaggcataacagtgaaatggtatgggtgatgtcttttgattcatgcgtaaattggatttaagtgaggcaaagttgcacgaagttatcagcctcactctctactcctgagtcatcatagtccagtggcagcacagagtCAGGATGGCtagcgatggctcaggatgcagttgaaTGACTTTggcgtctttggtgtctaaccaagctctaagtgctccattgcctgcttcatctgccttcgtggctgttggaacaaattgttcttatcctcccatttcaccagatgaagtcttcacgtgtttggggtagacaccccccttgctcaccaatgggtttgagaacccttggttaccctcaacctgttttGACCCATCTGCCCAAACGGTTTACCGGAGTGTtgctgctgcacatgctgcagcttcttggagccagaggtgagagttggatggaataggtggacaccaaaggtagaaagagccCCGAAAAGGGATTGGCAGCCATTACACCAAAaatactggtcctccctgaacaaaCCCTACACCCCATAGTAACAaataaatctatacacaatagcaaCGTAGAGGACAACAACATCTTCAAACCTTCCCcttgctagggccttcccacaaacaaacaaacactcaccagcctagctgtctgcctcctctctctaCCTCAATTCTGACTGCTTTGACCAAATTTCCTCatagctctgctctagctccacctcttcctgttctacctcaCCTACTCTACCCCATCCTGTTCCATGTGATTTAGACTGACTTAAGCAgttcatatgggcctattaatgaatgggaaagatcttcccatttgaGTAGGAGGAGTAAGGgaatagaaaaaatgaaggagTAAGAGATTATGGTCAGAGGAAACTATCAGGGaccttagaaaaattaaaatgttccTTCCCTGAACCAGTGTGGTATTTGTGTCATAGTTTGGCTTTAGGTTGTTAAATAAATTATCAAAATGCAGAAGTCAAAATTTAATGTAAATATCCTGGTGGGCTTCACACCCAAAAGGCATGTTCTTGATAAAGATCCAGAAGCTGCTAGATGGAAAGTGGATAatgcaccaggcctggaatccgACCTTAGACTTATTAGCTAAGTGACCGTGAGCAAGTTAACTTCTCAGTTAAAGTTAATTTCTCAGTTAAACtatctcagttacctcatctgaaagtagtaataatagcatttatctcccagcattattgtgaggaccaaatgaaataatagtagtaaaatgtttagcacattGCCAAGCACATGgtgaatgctatataaatgttagctattatttttttgaTACACTTAAATATTTGTGAACTTAATGAATATCTAGTAAGTCAGATGGATCTAAAATGTCTTTGGATATCATTTAGAAATACAAGTTTTAAAGAAACTTGTTTAGTTACAGCTAGGCCCTGTGAAGTCTTAGATGTGTTCCTTTTATACTTGTTGCACAGTAGTTGAAATTTTTTGTACTTTTAATCTGGCATGTATATGGAAGTATGAAATTGGAGTATTACATTACGTAGTTGTTAACTTGTGTGCttctttgaaatattaaaatttagttcattctttcttttcttttaatagaTTATCATTGAAGTTACAGAGATGTTACATAATGCCAGTTTACTTATTGATGACATTGAAGACAACTCAAAACTACGACGTGGCTATCCTGTTGCTCACAGCATATATGGAATTCCGTCTGTAATCAATTCGGCCAATTATGTGTATTTTCTTGGTCTAGAGAAAGTCTTAACTCTGAATCATCCAGATGCAGTAAAGCTTTTTACCCGCCAGCTCCTAGAACTTCATCAGGGCCAGGGCTTAGATATTTACTGGAGGGATAATTACACATGTCCCACTGAGGAAGAGTATAAAGCAATGGTGCTACAGAAGACAGGTGGACTGTTTGGATTAGCAGTAGGTCTCATGCAGCTGTTCTCCAGTTATAAAGAAGATTTAAAACCACTCCTTAATACACTTGGTCTCTTTTTCCAGATTAGGGATGATTATGCTAATTTACACTCCAAAGAATATAGTGAGAACAAAAGTTTTTGTGAAGATATAACTGAGGGCAAGTTTTCATTTCCTACTATTCATGCTATTTGGTCTAGACCTGAAAGCACTCAGGTTCAGAATATCTTGCGCCAGAGGACAGAAAACATAGATGTTAAAAAATACTGTGTACATTATCTTGAGGATGTAGGTTCATTTGAATATACTCGTAATACACTTAGGGAGCTTGAATCTGAAGCCTATAAACAAATTGAAGCACTTGGTGGAAATCCTGAGTTGGTAGCTCTAATTGAACATTTAAGTAAGATgttcaaagaagaaaactgaTAGTTTTAAGACCATTATTAGGTTGGTGTCTCACTTTAGCCAGAACTTTTGCTTAGTTCACCTTTCACCAATTTAAAATGTCAGCCAAGCTACTAGCCTTCAGAAATCATTGGATGAATGAAGTATTCCTCTGTTCAGTCCCTGTTGGTCATAGGTAGAGTAAAGCAGTTATAAAAGgcagttgatttttttctctttattgccCACTAAGGCACAAGTTTAAATGGGTCAAGAAAGGCCACATgtatgaaaaattataaaatgtctGTCTCATGTGGTGAGGTTTTATGAGAGAACGTCAACTATTACTGTGAACGTCTTATTCTTGTCAATAAAGAAGAGTTCAACCTCTCTGGATTGGATTTTTATCCCACTATTTTCCACAGTgctgtaataatttttaaaatactttgaattTTCCATTGTAATGATGGTCATAAGGAAatctccaataaaaaaaaaaatcattgttattTGCTGCTACAGGATGGATAttgtactttgtgtgtgtgtgtgtaggtgtgtgtgtggatatatatttGTGTTATGACATAtttacctatatatgtgtgtatatacatatacatataatgcatgttatacattatatattatacatatatatacatataatgtatatacatatataacatataatgcatgttatacattatatattatacatatatatacatataatgtatatacatataaaatgtttattttgctcCAAAAATAATCTAAAGTTGTCTACATAGCTGGAAAATTAATATACTTAGCCTGTAGAACAAAGGTTTTAGTAGATTTTATTCTGTGTACAATAGGGTGTGGTATGGGATTAATACTTCTTAAAATTCTGCTGTATCATATATATGCCTTGATATTGGCTTCAATAACAACTTTTGTGgagtttgaattttttaaatcatgttgTAGAACCAGCTTTATACCAAAAACAAATGGCAGTCAtctgttttgtattgtttttttaaagtcatgtaCATTAAactgcaagaaaaaaataaaataaggctaGAGTTTTATATTTTTGCCCATTACAGATATTTTTGAGCCCCTAAATGATCTACTTTTTTGTAAGAGACCAGAAATGTTTTGTGTGTTATATTTAGAATTcagtttctcccatttttttaatttagccaCAGAAGGGTTAAGGAAGAATAAGTGTGatttaatatttaaatgaaaGGATGTGTGCATACTTAAGAATTATTAAGTAgaaaaatgctcattttttttctataaaaaataCTACTGTTGACTttaatccattaaaaaaattctcacattTGATTTCATTATTTCAGTGGCATATAACTATTTTAAAGCTATATTCTCCAAGAATAATTATGTAATTACATTGGAAACTTAAATACCTTTGTTGATTTGCCAAAGCTAATTAAGCAAGTGCTGGTGAAGTTGTTGCAGGGAACAGTCAACAGGTCAGTCAGTATTTGAGAAACAATTTTAGTGTGTTGTTTTAACTGGCTAAAaagtatttgtttatttaacaTAGAATATTTATGAATTCTGGATATTTTCCAATACCATATGACTGTCTTAAAcaagaatatacatttttaaaagtgttgtCCTTTTCtattctaaatatt
The DNA window shown above is from Notamacropus eugenii isolate mMacEug1 chromosome 2, mMacEug1.pri_v2, whole genome shotgun sequence and carries:
- the GGPS1 gene encoding geranylgeranyl pyrophosphate synthase is translated as MEEAQKTSERILLEPYRYLLQLPGKQVRTKLSQAFNHWLKVPEDKTQIIIEVTEMLHNASLLIDDIEDNSKLRRGYPVAHSIYGIPSVINSANYVYFLGLEKVLTLNHPDAVKLFTRQLLELHQGQGLDIYWRDNYTCPTEEEYKAMVLQKTGGLFGLAVGLMQLFSSYKEDLKPLLNTLGLFFQIRDDYANLHSKEYSENKSFCEDITEGKFSFPTIHAIWSRPESTQVQNILRQRTENIDVKKYCVHYLEDVGSFEYTRNTLRELESEAYKQIEALGGNPELVALIEHLSKMFKEEN